A single genomic interval of Sander lucioperca isolate FBNREF2018 chromosome 9, SLUC_FBN_1.2, whole genome shotgun sequence harbors:
- the arl2 gene encoding ADP-ribosylation factor-like protein 2: MGLLTILKKMKQKEREMRLLMLGLDNAGKTTILKKFNGEDVSTISPTLGFNIKTLEHRGFKLNIWDVGGQKSLRSYWRNYFESTDGLVWVVDSADRLRLEDCRKELSSLLLEERLAGATLLVFANKQDLPGALSKEAIREALALDEIKSHHWCIIGCSAVTGENLLAGVDWLLDDIAARIFTTD, translated from the exons ATGGGTTTGCTGACGATTTTAAAGAAGATGAAGCAAAAGGAGCGGGAGATGAGACTGCTGATGTT AGGTCTGGACAACGCTGGGAAGACGACCATCCTGAAGAAGTTTAATGGAGAAGATGTCAGCACCATCTCCCCAACGCTGGGCTTCAACATCAAAACATTGGAGCACAGAGG GTTTAAATTGAATATTTGGGATGTAGGGGGTCAGAAGTCACTGCGCTCCTACTGGAGGAACTACTTTGAGAGCACAGATGGGCTGGTGTGGGTGGTGGACAGTGCAGACAGACTCAgactggaggactgcaggaaGGAGCTCAGCTCACTGCTGCTGGAggag AGGTTAGCTGGTGCAACACTGCTGGTGTTTGCCAACAAACAGGACTTACCAGGAGCCCTGTCAAAAGAGGCAATACGAGAG GCGCTGGCTCTGGATGAGATCAAAAGTCATCACTGGTGTATCATTGGATGTAGTGCAGTAACAGGAGAGAACTTATTAGCTGGAGTGGACTGGCTATTGGATGATATCGCTGCAAGGATCTTCACCACGGACTGA